In one window of Malassezia japonica chromosome 9, complete sequence DNA:
- a CDS encoding uncharacterized protein (EggNog:ENOG503P0DS; COG:D; COG:Z) has product MFVRGLRSAWRPYARACWTSSALAGGGIAAYTISSNAWNDAREIPPPTEHRFPLCSVQAWGSNRNKVAAPQKNKATVNVPLEMPAFDGVALRDLQLSETYGAAVDAHGDVVQWGLGFSDELDPKTSLTPQRTLTGKDIVRVQLCGPKIYALSRSGAIYVFASQRIHQLVPTSWLNKLPGAAASIDYVKLSPMQGSRSASASFVAIAAGEHHLLALAKNGSVWSVPVDEHANAYGQLGYTRTTINAASASDAHKVQPIDWRLEPKVVARSPAGGAAEVPLDDLPAGSVWVPPSSIRFATQIRPVPSLDGVVFAQIAAGLEHSVVRTPEGRVLAWGRNANGELGLGAGVHIDTVAVPSEVTWPRSVVGKNAQCTNVAAGSNNTFFVVQSTGAPEETVPEAARALASVQQRIDVLAVGAGQRGTLGNAQRNQLSNVPARVRTVSGLQEYSEAARAMTPIPVRSLSVGTDGQVAVVMDAPPVGDETRRDVYVWGANDQYQLGLGKRSNLAMPALLTLSPEGDEAARNAPVLNRVLLVERQKVPGKAYDPHGNGTQRAYHVEQDIVAGGQGMAVYGRIVL; this is encoded by the exons ATGTTCGTGAGGGGGCtccgcagcgcctggcggccgtacgcacgcgcgtgctggacgtcgagcgcgttggcaggcggcggcatcgCCGCGTACACAATTTCTTCGAACGCATGGAATGATGCGCGCGAAAttccgccgccgaccgagcACCGCTTTCCGCTGTGCTCGGTGCAGGCCTGGGGCAGCAATCg CAACAAGGTAGCAGCACCGCAGAAGAACAAGGCGACGGTAAATGTCCCGCTGGAGATGCCGGCGTTtgacggcgtcgcgctgcgcgatcTCCAGCTCAGCGAGacgtacggcgcggcggtcgacgcccACGGCGACGTCGTCCAGTGGGGCCTCGGCTTCtcggacgagctcgacccCAAGACGAGCCTCACACCGCAGCGCACCCTCACCGGCAAGGATATCGTGCGTGTGCAGCTGTGTGGGCCCAAGATTTATGccttgtcgcgcagcggcgccatCTACGTCTTTGcgtcgcagcgcatccACCAGCTCGTCCCGACCTCGTGGCTGAACAAGCTcccaggcgccgccgcatcgatCGACTACGTGAAGCTAAGCCCGATGCAGGGTTCACGTAGCGCCTCAGCGTCGTTTGTCGCGATCGCTGCGGGCGAGCACCACTTGCTCGCCCTGGCCAAGAACGGCTCGGTGTGGTCcgtgccggtcgacgagcacgcgaATGCGTACGGCCAGCTGGGCTACACGCGCACGACGATCaacgccgcgtcggcctcggaTGCGCACAAAGTGCAGCCGATCGACTGGCGCCTCGAGCCCAAGGTcgtggcgcgctcgccggccggaggcgccgccgaggtgccgctcgacgaccttcCCGCCGGCTCGGTGTGggtgccgccgagcagtATCCGCTTTGCGACGCAGATCCGCCCGGTTCCGTCGCTCGATGGCGTGGTCTTTGCGCAGATCGCTGCCGGCCTCGAGCATtcggtcgtgcgcacgcccgaggGCCGCGTGCTGGCGTGGGGCCGCAACGCCaacggcgagctcggccttgggGCGGGCGTGCACATCGATACcgtcgccgtgccgagcgaggtTACCTGGCCGCGCTCCGTGGTGGGCAAGAATGCGCAGTGCACGAATGTCGCTGCCGGAAGCAACAACACCTTTTTTGTCGTGCAAAGCACCGGCGCACCGGAGGAGACGGTACCCgaagcggcgcgtgcgcttgcttccgtgcagcagcgcatcgatgTGCTGGCGGTCGGTGCCgggcagcgcggcacgcttggcaatgcgcagcgcaaccAGCTGAGCAATGTCccggcgcgtgtgcgcaCCGTGTCGGGCCTGCAGGAGTActccgaggcggcgcgggccaTGACGCCGATCCCTGTGCGCTCGCTGTCTGTCGGCACCGACGGCCAGGTGGCGGTTGTGAtggacgcgccgcctgtGGGTGacgagacgcgccgcgatgTCTACGTGTGGGGCGCCAACGACCAGTACCAGCTgggcctcggcaagcgctCGAACCTCGCGATGCCTGCGCTCCTCACGCTTTCTcccgagggcgacgaggcggcgcgcaatgCACCCGTCCTCAACCGTGTgctgctggtcgagcggcaAAAGGTCCCTGGCAAAGCGTACGATCCCCACGGCAACGGGACGCAGCGGGCCTACCATGTCGAGCAAGACATTGTGGCGGGCGGCCAAGGCATGGCAGTCTACGGTCGGATTGTTCTCTAG
- the CKS1 gene encoding Cyclin-dependent kinases regulatory subunit (Cell division control protein cks1) (COG:D; EggNog:ENOG503P3US) gives MSNEPSYEEYVERHVILPKPFLKRIPKSYFDPEEPGVLRILSDAEWRGIGITQSLGWEHYEVHAPEPHILLFRREKDYQEKGA, from the exons ATGTCGAACGAGCCTTCGTACGAGGAGTACGTGGAGCG GCACGTCATTCTCCCGAAACCGTTCCTGAAACGGATCCCCAAGTCATACTTTGATCCCGAGGAGCCGGGCGTGCTCCGTATTTTATCTGATGCGGAATGGCGGGGCATCGGAATTACACAGAGTCTCGGTTGGGAGCACTACGAGGTGCATG CACCCGAGCCGCATATCCTCCTGTTCCGCCGCGAAAAGGACTATCAGGAAAAG GGCGCATAG
- a CDS encoding uncharacterized protein (COG:E; TransMembrane:3 (o774-791i878-901o913-932i); EggNog:ENOG503NUSW), producing MVPTETEFACALERPRDVVQATYAECGSIQGTAERVEAHYRHLFRDTERRMRIPLLDVHNVDVLLERAQSPEGRRNGVLVRWRCMVQDTGLGCELFLGTLQANKQPVCGLYGAEARYEGEDAVDAAAPGNMAERLALFGVSVPGESPWAHQLLAGQSDEDVAAALGKMAIHSDEKKTHASERTPIPEQPSITALLKLADVDKAEQLRTTEIVDVVGLLDLSFIPNPDLPLGDESTDAAVPQLPCIHALFFDKATERASLLPLLEHAAVSMPRAYATPIDARTALIAHLAEHLGGDALAAEFLLLALLAKIHIRRPGLAVGSLSLNLSNVRSTTPHTALRSTLEALVPAVVEERLTLAELNDPKRTYFVRSTDAGMTAGRLQLADNTCVLVDEVCMGEGQLLDAGVRNIRALAGVMQSHTLSYQFPFSEIDLDTDLNVVVLSTGKSLLPADVHVPLRPAAGGAVDLGKAALSASPAALQAWRAYLLTTRQGDARVPESMSAPVQNYFVERRQNGPRFAYTEVDLQRCLGIARLVAVSFGLDELTEEAWQHATRLDEARAARLAPYQDEAWRARYEASKASGVERVQRASGMTPRRESGPWTPRTPRETPPARSTLTPRNATPSAAHTPLQRKGAFASPVRARVADDAPTLHAEAPTARTWKERAQEWAQQLPGAAQSTWQGIEMELEQAVYAPELGVPIALTLHALSLLSQLMLPGSAFALPGVSSSYKPPSQRRGHTRLFSDRRRGDAGKGYSAYLGRMLAAQRTAALTYTSRMLSLALVLAAAYNAYLLFSRRRAYRLWYRDEKDVLQNPHASLEEPPRDSPPPPTWEERARDLALFCARQVPVLEWFVPPPRTRPAPPPSQRVYTLRVWDVLEAPLYVFSYVALLTRLYSPAHALWWAVSGSLGMHAFTTYALTAVLMAAFSCQTYFLALEYAALVRDRQVLSGEVLREYDEKFVMPRAMPLVRDASTMTDS from the exons ATGGTGCCCACCGAGACGGAATtcgcgtgcgcgctcgagcggccgcgcgacgtggtgcAGGCGACGTACG CTGAGTGTGGCAGTATTCAAGGgacggccgagcgcgtcgaggcgcactACCGGCACCTCTTTCGCGACAcggagcggcgcatgcgc ATcccgctgctcgacgtgcacaATGTAGACGTGCTGCTGGAGAGGGCACAGAGCCCCGAGGGGCGCCGAAATGGCGTGCTCGTCCGCTGGCGGTGCATGGTGCAGGATACTGGC ctgGGCTGTGAGCTGTTCTTGGGCACGTTGCAGGCAAATAAGCAGCCGGTCTGCGGCCTGTacggtgccgaggcgcggtatgagggcgaggacgcggtcgacgccgcggcaccGGGGAATatggccgagcgccttgcgttGTTTGGCGTGTCGGTGCCGGGCGAATCGCCGTGGGCACaccagctgctcgccggccagagcgacgaggacgtcgcggcggcacTCGGCAAGATGGCGATTCACAGCGACGAAAAAAAGACGCACGCCTCGGAGCGCACACCGATCCCAGAGCAGCCGAGTatcacggcgctgctcaagcTCGCGGACGtcgacaaggccgagcagctgcgcacgaccgagATCGTGGACGTCGTCGGGCTCTTGGATCTGAGCTTTATCCCGAATCCCGAcctgccgctcggcgacgagagcACAGATGCCGCGGTGCCGCAGCTGCCGTGCATCCATGCGCTCTTCTTTGACAAGGCGAccgagcgcgcgtcgctcctgCCGCTCCTTgagcacgcggcggtgtcgatgccgcgcgcgtacgccacgccgatcgacgcgcgcacAGCGCTGATTGCGCACCtggccgagcacctcggcggcgacgcgctcgctgccgagtTCCTGCTGCTCGCCCTCCTTGCGAAAAT CCATATCCGCCGCCCTGGCCTCGCGGTCGGCTCCTTGTCGCTCAATTTGTCGAATGTGCGCTCGACCACGCCGCAtaccgcgctgcgcagcacgctcgaggcgcttgtgccggccgtcgtcgaggagcgcctcacgctcgccgagctcaacGATCCGAAGCGCACCTACTTTGTGCGCAGCACCGATGCGGGCATGACTGCAGGacgcctgcagctcgccgacaaCACCTgtgtgctcgtcgacgaggtaTGCATGGGCGAGGGCCAGCTCCTGGAcgcgggcgtgcgcaacATCCGCGCCCTCGCGGGCGTGATGCAGAGCCACACGCTCTCGTACCAGTTCCCCTTTTCGGAGATCGACCTGGACACGGACTTGAACGTGGTCGTGCTGAGCACCGGCAAGTCGCTCCTGCCCGCCGACGTCCacgtgccgctgcggccggcggccggcggcgcagtggacctcggcaaggccgCGCTCTCCGCttcgccggccgcgctgcaggcgtggcgcgcgtacCTCCTCACGACACGCcagggcgacgcgcgcgtacCGGAATCCATGTCCGCGCCGGTCCAAAACTActttgtcgagcgccgccaaaACGGGCCGCGCTTCGCGTATACAGAAGTCGACCTGCAGCGGTGTctcggcatcgcgcgcctcgtcgccgtctcTTTCGGCCTCGATGAGCTGACCGAAGAGGCGTGGCagcacgcgacgcgtctcgacgaggcacgcgccgcccgcctcgctccGTA CCAAGACGAggcgtggcgcgcacggTACGAAGCCAGCAAGGCGAGcggtgtcgagcgcgtgcagcgtgcgtcTGGCATGACTCCGCGGCGCGAGTCGGGGCCgtggacgccgcgcacgccgcgcgagaCACCGCCGGCACGGAGCACACTGACGCCCCGCAACGCTACGCCCAGTGCTGCGCATACGCCGTTGCAGCGCAAAGGCGCGTTTGCGAGCCCggtacgcgcgcgcgtcgcggacgatgcgccgacACTGCATGCAGAGGCGCCGACAGCAAGGACGTGGAAAGAGAGGGCACAGGAATG ggcgcagcagctcccGGGTGCGGCGCAGTCGACCTGGCAAGGCATCGAGatggagctcgagcaggcaGTGTACGCGCCCGAGCTGGGTGTGCCGATTGCTCTTacgctgcatgcgctcTCGCTCCTCTCGCAGCTCATGCTGCCCGGCTCGGCATTCGCACTGCCCggcgtctcgtcgagctacaagccgccgagccagcGCAGGGGGCACACGCGCCTCTTTTccgaccggcgccgcggcgacgcgggcaAGGGGTACTCGGCGTACCTCGGTCGCatgctcgcggcgcagcgcacggctgCGCTCACGTATACA TCGCGCATGCTCTCGCTCGCCCTAGTCCTTGCGGCGGCGTACAATGCATACCTCTTGTTCTCGCGGAGGCGCGCGTACCGCCTGTGGTACCGCGACGAGAAGGATGTCTTGCAGAATCCCCATGCATCGCTCGaggagccgccgcgcgactcgccgccgccgccgacgtggGAAGAGCGCGCTCG cgacCTCGCCCTGTTCTGCGCACGCCAGGTTCCGGTGCTGGAATGGTTTGTGCCCCCGCCCCgcacgcgcccggcgccgccgccgagtcAGCGCGTGTACACGCTGCGTGTGTgggacgtgctcgaggcgccccTCTATGTCTTTTCGTACGTTGCCTTGCTCACCAGACTCTACTCGCCCGCACACGCGCTGTGGTGGGCCGTGTCCGGCTCGCTGGGCATGCACGCATTTACGACCTACGCACTGACCGCCGTGCTCATGGCCGCGTTCTCGTGCCAGACGTActtccttgcgctcgagtatgcggcgctggtgcgcgaCCGCCAGGTGCTCTCTGGCGAGGTCCTCCGCGAGTACGACGAAAAG TTTGTCATGCCGCGTGCTATGCCACttgtgcgcgacgcgtcgaccaTGACGGATTCGTAG
- the GRS1 gene encoding glycine--tRNA ligase (COG:J; EggNog:ENOG503NTZ4) — MAAQAPDVSLVKKDAHPFERAQLEGLMTKRFFYTQAFEIYGGVAGLYDYGPSGAALQANIINHWRSHFIIEEDMLELDTTIMTLSDVLKTSGHVDKFADWMVKDTKTGEIYRADHMVENVLEARLKGDEEARAKESGAGAAAAAAAAPAADDKKSKKKAKAVAVKLDDAQVAEFHKILAQIDDYSGAQLAELIKKYDIRAPASGNEVSEPTEFNLMFESYIGPTGQTKGYLRPETAQGHFVNFERLLDFNNGRVPFASAQIGKSFRNEISPRAGLLRVREFVMAEIEHYVDPEKKTHARFNEVENIVVPLLHRDVQKAGETTVKHITIGEAVRSGMVDNETLGYFLGRIYLFLEAIGIDTQRLRFRQHMDNEMAHYASDCWDAELFTSYGWIECVGCADRSAFDLTMHSQRTKRDLMVQEPLKQPKVYQKYVPTLNKKVLGPAFKKDAKLIEDTINNLDQDALKALEADLAAGNASLEANGQTFSITNEHLTVEYKTIKESVRNFTPNVIEPSFGIGRIFYALLEHSFWSREEDKERGVLSLPPLVAPFKVLIVPISSNEQLSPLAQQISKKLRSLGIASRIDDSSATIGRRYARNDELGTPFACTIDFASVSKGTITLRERDTTSQRIGTVDQVVDVVKQLCDGRLDWKGACQILPAYTGTQDVEA; from the coding sequence ATGGCAGCTCAGGCACCCGATGTGTCTCTGGTGAAGAAGGACGCGCACCCCtttgagcgtgcgcagctcgagggcCTGATGACGAAGCGCTTCTTTTACACGCAGGCCTTTGAGATCTACGGCGGTGTCGCGGGTCTGTACGACTACGGACCGagcggtgcggcgctccaggcgaACATTATTAACCACTGGCGCAGCCACTTTATCATTGAGGAGGAcatgctcgagctcgacacgaCGATCATGACGCTTTCCGACGTGCTCAAGACCTCGGGTCACGTCGACAAGTTTGCCGACTGGATGGTGAAGGACACCAAGACCGGTGAGATCTACCGCGCGGACCATATGGTGGAGAatgtgctcgaggcgcgcctcaaGGGCGATGAggaggcgcgtgcgaaGGAgtcgggcgccggcgccgccgccgctgccgccgccgcgcctgctgccGACGACAAAAAGTCCAAGAagaaggccaaggcggtgGCCGTCAAGCTTGACGacgcgcaggtcgccgagtTCCACAAGATTCTTGCACAGATTGACGACTACTCGGGcgcccagctcgcggaGCTCATCAAGAAGTATGACATCCGCGCGCCCGCGAGCGGCAACGAGGTGTCCGAGCCAACCGAGTTCAACCTGATGTTTGAGAGCTACATCGGCCCCACGGGCCAGACCAAGGGCTACCTGCGCCCCGAGACCGCGCAGGGCCACTTTGTCAACTTTGAGCGTCTGCTCGACTTCAACAACGGCCGCGTGCCGTTCGCCAGTGCGCAGATCGGCAAGAGTTTCCGTAACGAGATCAGCCCCCGTGCCGGTCTGCTGCGTGTGCGTGAGTTTGTCATGGCCGAGATCGAGCACTATGTCGACCCCGAGAAGAagacgcacgcgcgcttCAACGAGGTGGAGAACATTGtcgtgccgctgctgcaccgcgacgtgcaAAAGGCCGGCGAGACCACCGTGAAGCACATCACGATCGGCGAGGCCGTTCGCTCTGGCATGGTCGACAACGAGACGCTCGGCTACTTCCTGGGCCGCATCTACCTCTTCCTCGAGGCCATTGGTAtcgacacgcagcgcctgcgttTCCGCCAGCACATGGACAATGAGATGGCGCACTACGCGAGCGACTGCTGggacgccgagctcttTACCAGCTACGGCTGGATCGAGTGTGTCGGCTGTGCGGACCGCAGCGCGTTTGACCTGACCATGCACAGCCAGCGCACGAAGCGCGACCTGATGGTCCAGGAGCCGCTCAAGCAGCCCAAGGTCTACCAAAAGTACGTGCCGACCCTCAACAAAAAGGTACTCGGCCCCGCCTTTAAGAAGGACGCCAAGCTCATCGAGGACACGATCAACAACCTCGATCAGGACGCTTTgaaggcgctcgaggcggacctTGCTGCCGGCAacgcctcgctcgaggccaaCGGCCAGACCTTTTCGATTACGAACGAGCACCTCACCGTCGAGTACAAGACGATCAAGGAGAGCGTGCGCAACTTTACCCCCAACGTCATCGAGCCGTCCTTTGGTATCGGCCGCATCTTTtacgcgctcctcgagcactCGTTCTGGTCGCGCGAAGAGGacaaggagcgcggcgtcctgTCGCTCCCGCCGCTTGTTGCGCCGTTCAAGGTGCTGATCGTGCCGATTTCCTCGAACGAGCAGctctcgccgctcgcgcagcagatcAGCAAGaagctgcgctcgctcggcatcgcgtcgcgcatcgacgacagcagcgcgacgatcgGCCGCCGCTACGCGCGCaacgacgagctcggcacgccgttTGCGTGCACGATCGACTTTGCGTCGGTGTCCAAGGGAACAATCACCctccgcgagcgcgacacTACCtcgcagcgcatcggcaccgtcgaccaggtcgtcgacgtggTCAAGCAGCTCTgcgacggccgcctcgaCTGGAAGGGCGCCTGCCAGATCCTGCCCGCCTACACCGGCACGCAGGATGTGGAGGCATAG
- a CDS encoding uncharacterized protein (EggNog:ENOG503P2Z6; COG:S), producing the protein MADQKYFTLNTGAKIPAVGMGCWMGSPGKFDLENGLNVSFDAGYRHFDTAALYANEELVGKAIRDSGVPRDQIFVTTKLWNADHSNVEKAFDESLSRLNVGYIDLYLMHWPQSSGDNVSFVDTWKDMEKLLETRKDKVRAIGVSNFSVKTLSELLAHAKVVPANNQIETHPYNQDWDVLELCQKHNIFVTAYTPLGQADSPILKDKDVLAIAEEIGGDVTPAQVVLSWNVQRGVGVLPKSTNPGRARKNIQLVTLTDAQMQRIHDITKDPSRQGRLNYVTYDKQSGTVLGWTKEQMGWENTKYYGE; encoded by the exons ATGGCGGACCAGAAGTACTTTACGCTGAACACCGGTGCCAAGATCCCTGCCGTTGGCATGGGCTGCTGGATGGGCTCGCCCGGCAAGTTTGATCTGGAGAACGGACTGAACGTCTCGTTCGACGCGGGCTACCGTCACTTTGACACTGCCGCGCTCTACGCCAACGAAGAGCTCGTGGGCAAGGCGATCCGCGACAGCGGCGTGCCCCGTGACCAGATCTTTGTCACGACCAAGCTCTGGAACGCCGACCACAGCAATGTCGAGAAGGCGTTCGACGAGAGCCTCTCGCGCCTGAACGTGGGCTACATCGACCTGTACCTCATGCACTGGCCGCAGTCGAGTGGCGACAACGTCTCGTTCGTCGACACCTGGAAGGACATGGAGaagctgctcgagacgcgcaagGATAAGGTGCGCGCGATTGGCGTGTCCAACTTCAGCGTCAAGACGCTCAGCGAGCTCCTGGCCCACGCCAAGGTCGTCCCGGCGAACAACCAGATCGAGACGCATCCCTACAACCAGGACTGGGACGTGCTCGAACTCTGCCAGAAGCACAACATCTTTGTCACGGCCTACACGCCGCTTGGCCAGGCCGACTCGCCGATCCTTAAGGACAAGGATGTGCTGGCGATCGCCGAGGAGATCGGCGGTGACGTTACCCCGGCGCAGGTCGTCCTCTCCTGGaacgtgcagcgcggcgtgggTGTTCTGCCGAAGAGCACGAACccgggccgtgcgcgcaaGAACATTCAGCTCGTTACACTCACCGACGCCCagatgcagcgcatccacgACATCACCAAGGACCCCTCGCGCCAGGGCCGCCTCAACTATGTCACCTACGACAAGCAGAGCGGCACGGTGCTGGGCTGGACCAAGGAGCAGATGG GCTGGGAAAACACCAAGTACTATGGCGAGTAA
- the PRM1 gene encoding plasma membrane fusion protein prm1 (EggNog:ENOG503NWR5; TransMembrane:2 (n4-15c20/21o279-303i315-337o); COG:S) codes for MRAAPGLVAVAAATAWYAYKGIAAVQRRAALATSLLADARASMEHACTSADAAVHTLRSLPGEVTWQMGEQSLHGIESTVRSLGRILVACLALAEMAFDLVCATYRSFFLCTVQLVVQGTLAVLDAATEAIADAVKAAGQALELVLRTLMNAAQGTADVATDTLNGVLGLFGQHIQAPQWSEPAAMQVLRNITLPPALVHPFQELSTQLPTVDSLRAATKDTFHLAVGNVQDNVNRSVAMVSLRMPPRAPIADAAPVCAQMDWALLDACRAAVRRAASMGYIAVALGALLAFGLSLCAYGLPAMRTSYPTYGRRVGAHFVSALGTPLVVFLLAAQLLHLGVVQVQLGSVHVLLQRIRELPTLPDVPWPLVQVGKDAADAANAQLGAAQDDINRALSDSVHHLVPGALDTLNAVLDLLSGTIRDLLGSTPMQGPVSQFAMCVVGNKIAAAEHALALLQSALHLTLPTLEAPTLPTTTLLQPVALTPHNFRATAWSLG; via the exons atgcgcgccgcgcctgggCTCGTTGCCGTGGCTGCGGCTACGGCGTGGTACGCATACAAAGGCATAGCAGCCGtccagcggcgtgcggcgctggcgacGAGCCTCTTggcagacgcgcgcgcgagtaTGGAGCATGCGTGCACCTCGGCAGACGCAGCCGTGCACACGCTGCGTAGCCTCCCTGGCGAAGTCACATGGCAGATGGGCGAGCAGAGTCTGCACGGCATTGAGTCGACTGTACGCTCGCTCGGTAGGATCCTGGTTGCGTG CCTGGCACTGGCCGAGATGGCATTCGATCTCGtctgcgcgacgtaccgctcTTTTTTTCTCTGTACCGTACAGCTGGTCGTGCAAGGGACGctcgcggtcctcgacgcggcgaccgAGGCGATAGCCGATGCGGTCAAGGCCGCaggccaggcgctcgagctcgtgctgcgcacgctcatGAATGCCGCGCAGGGCACAGCGGACGTCGCTACCGATACCCTGAACGGCGTGCTGGGTCTCTTTGGGCAGCACATCCAAGCGCCACAGTGGAGCGAGCCGGCTGCCATGCAGGTCCTGCGCAACATCACACTCCcgcccgcgctcgtgcacccGTTCCAGGAGCTGAGCACGCAGCTGCCGACCGTCGACTCGCTCCGTGCCGCGACCAAGGACACGTTTCACTTGGCTGTAGGCAACGTCCAAGACAATGTGAACCGCAGCGTTGCCATGGTCAGTCTGCGCATGCCGCCCCGAGCGCCGATAgccgacgcagcgccagtGTGTGCGCAGATGGACtgggcgctgctcgacgcgtgccgcgcagccgtgcggcgcgccgccagcaTGGGCTATATTGCCGTGGCTCTCGGGGCTCTGCTTGCATTCGGACTGAGTTTGTGTGCGTATGGCCTTCCGGCGATGCGCACTTCGTACCCTACGTATGGGCGGCGTGTCGGTGCGCACTTCGTATCGGCCTtgggcacgccgctcgtcgtctTTCTCCTGGCTGCGCAGCTTCTTCatctcggcgtcgtgcaaGTCCAGCTTGGATCGGTGCATGTGCTTTTGCAGCGgatccgcgagctgccgaCGCTGCCCGACGTCCCGTGGCCACTCGTTCAAGTAGGCAAGGACGCGGCCGATGCCGCCAACGCGCaactcggcgcggcgcaggacgacATAAATCGTGCGCTCTCGGACAGCGTGCACCACCTCGTCCCcggggcgctcgacacgctcaaTGCGGTCCTGGATTTATTGTCGGGCACCATCCGCGATTTGCTCGGCAGCACGCCGATGCAAGGGCCTGTCTCGCAGTTTGCCATGTGTGTCGTCGGGAACAAGATTGCAGCGGCGGAGCATGCGCTGGCCCTTTTGCAGAGTGCACTGCATCTCACGCTGCCGACCCTTGAGGCGCCCACCCTTCCTACTAcgacgctgctgcagccAGTTGC TCTGACGCCGCACAACTTTCGCGCGACCGCTTGGTCGTTGGGCTGA